The Tenacibaculum jejuense genome includes a window with the following:
- a CDS encoding DUF1800 domain-containing protein, with protein MKTNHILHLYHRIGFGLQPQEIKALQTKEKAEVIHDIFQASKKITPLYIDTSFADRLSSEDIKNKKRRKELMKISRKKVKELNGIWIDRLNKPSEILREKMTLFWANHFVCEDKNILHVLQYNNTLRKYALGDFRAFVKAISKEAAMLKYLNNKQNKKDSPNENFARELLELFTLGQGNYTETDIKEAARAFTGYNHDFKGNFKLRKRKHDYNEKTFLGETGNFFGDDIIDIVLSKKQCARFICKKIYSYFVNDKIDNDKIEELTTIFFTDYNIENLMKHILSSDWFYDETNIGTKIKSPIELIVGTHHIVPFTFQKEKQELLIQKLLGQILLSPPNVAGWKGGQNWIDSNTIVTRLRLASVLLNNAEITYSDKDDFKAVITDFKKRKRKRKTFIKTTTDWENFEKKYSNISNVELVDVLITAPISIGTKELLKQYYKLPKKEFCIQLLSLPEFQLC; from the coding sequence ATGAAAACAAATCATATACTCCATCTTTACCATAGAATTGGTTTTGGTTTACAACCTCAAGAAATTAAAGCACTTCAAACTAAAGAAAAAGCTGAAGTGATTCATGATATTTTTCAAGCTTCAAAAAAAATTACTCCATTATACATCGACACCAGTTTTGCTGATCGTCTTTCTTCAGAAGATATTAAAAACAAAAAAAGAAGAAAAGAACTAATGAAAATCAGTAGAAAAAAAGTAAAAGAGCTTAATGGTATTTGGATCGATCGTTTAAATAAGCCTTCAGAAATATTAAGAGAAAAAATGACCTTGTTTTGGGCAAATCATTTTGTTTGTGAAGACAAAAATATTTTACATGTTTTACAATACAACAATACGCTTAGAAAATATGCACTCGGCGATTTTAGAGCTTTTGTAAAAGCGATTTCTAAAGAAGCGGCCATGTTGAAATATTTAAACAACAAACAGAATAAAAAAGATAGTCCAAATGAGAACTTTGCCAGAGAGTTGCTAGAACTTTTCACATTAGGTCAAGGAAATTATACAGAAACCGATATTAAAGAAGCTGCTAGAGCTTTCACAGGATATAATCATGATTTTAAAGGCAACTTTAAACTAAGAAAGCGAAAACATGATTATAACGAAAAAACTTTTTTAGGTGAAACAGGAAACTTTTTTGGTGACGACATTATCGATATTGTTTTAAGCAAAAAACAATGTGCACGTTTTATCTGCAAGAAAATCTACAGTTATTTTGTAAATGATAAAATAGATAATGATAAAATAGAAGAACTAACAACTATTTTCTTTACAGACTACAATATTGAAAACTTGATGAAACACATTCTTTCGTCAGATTGGTTTTACGACGAAACAAATATTGGAACAAAGATTAAATCTCCAATAGAATTAATTGTAGGTACTCATCACATTGTTCCGTTTACATTTCAAAAAGAAAAACAAGAACTACTTATTCAGAAATTATTAGGCCAGATTTTATTGTCACCGCCAAATGTTGCCGGCTGGAAAGGCGGACAAAATTGGATAGATAGTAACACTATTGTTACACGACTTCGTTTGGCTTCTGTATTATTAAATAACGCGGAAATCACATATTCTGATAAAGATGATTTTAAAGCTGTAATTACTGATTTTAAAAAGAGAAAACGAAAGCGTAAAACTTTTATAAAAACAACTACCGATTGGGAGAACTTTGAAAAAAAATACAGTAATATTTCTAACGTAGAACTTGTTGATGTATTAATTACAGCCCCAATAAGTATCGGAACCAAAGAATTACTGAAACAATATTACAAACTACCTAAAAAGGAGTTTTGCATTCAGTTATTATCACTTCCAGAGTTTCAATTATGTTAA
- a CDS encoding uroporphyrinogen-III synthase, which produces MKVKTILVSQPAPKTETSPYFDLAEKQKVKVDFRSFIHVEGIPVKEVRAQKIDLSNFTAIILTSRNAVDNFFRIAEEMRFTVPDSMKYFCQSEAVAYYLQKYVVYRKRKIYVGTRTFPELCKLIKKHKDEKFLLPSSDKLKSLIPDELNKLGVNWQRADLYRTVVSDLSDLEDVFYDVLVFFSPSGIESLFENFPDFKQNNTRIAVFGNSTIKAVEARGLRVDISAPTPETPSMTMALEKYIKEVNKK; this is translated from the coding sequence ATGAAAGTGAAAACGATTTTAGTGTCTCAACCAGCACCAAAAACTGAGACATCGCCTTATTTTGATTTAGCTGAAAAACAAAAAGTAAAAGTTGATTTCCGTTCATTTATTCATGTAGAAGGAATACCTGTAAAAGAGGTTAGGGCTCAGAAAATTGACCTAAGTAACTTTACAGCTATTATTTTAACAAGTAGAAATGCAGTGGATAATTTCTTTAGAATTGCTGAAGAAATGCGCTTTACCGTACCAGACAGTATGAAATATTTCTGTCAATCTGAAGCTGTGGCTTACTACTTACAAAAATATGTAGTGTATCGTAAGCGTAAAATATATGTAGGAACAAGAACTTTTCCTGAATTATGTAAATTAATTAAAAAACATAAAGACGAGAAATTCTTATTACCTTCTTCTGACAAATTGAAGTCATTAATTCCTGATGAATTAAATAAGTTGGGTGTAAATTGGCAAAGAGCTGATTTATACAGAACTGTTGTTAGTGACTTATCTGACTTAGAAGATGTATTTTATGATGTACTAGTTTTCTTCAGTCCTTCAGGTATTGAAAGTTTATTTGAAAACTTCCCAGATTTTAAACAAAACAATACCAGAATCGCAGTATTTGGAAACTCAACAATTAAAGCAGTAGAAGCACGCGGCTTAAGAGTAGATATTTCTGCTCCAACTCCAGAAACTCCTTCTATGACAATGGCTTTAGAAAAGTACATTAAAGAAGTAAATAAGAAGTAA
- a CDS encoding DUF4271 domain-containing protein, which yields MELIERNFISTDWITLTFLAGLVMIALMKLYKPQLLLGYSIAFFSQGFIESRSDKNPSIFTVFHVLIFLFSLLVFSLTLHLLISNFMVSYNFSYLYTLAFTTLFIMLKYILVKLIVITLKIEEITRYFLFSKTGYLYAISLWLYPILVLYQYSYFNDTFLIIYILLLLAFRVFLITKNNKKLIFNHFFYFILYFCTLELAPLLIIYKTTTI from the coding sequence ATGGAATTAATAGAAAGAAATTTCATTTCTACAGACTGGATTACACTAACATTCTTGGCTGGTTTAGTAATGATTGCATTAATGAAATTATATAAACCTCAGTTATTATTAGGGTATTCGATTGCCTTTTTTTCTCAAGGTTTTATCGAAAGTCGTTCAGATAAAAACCCATCTATCTTTACTGTTTTTCATGTTTTAATTTTTCTATTCAGTCTACTTGTTTTTTCTCTCACACTACATTTACTAATCAGTAATTTTATGGTTAGTTATAATTTTTCATACTTGTATACTTTAGCTTTTACAACTCTATTTATTATGCTAAAATATATTCTTGTGAAATTGATCGTTATCACACTTAAGATTGAAGAAATTACAAGATATTTTTTATTCTCTAAAACAGGTTACTTATATGCCATTAGTTTATGGTTGTATCCGATATTAGTATTATATCAATATTCTTACTTTAACGATACTTTTTTAATTATTTATATCCTTTTACTATTGGCTTTTAGAGTATTCTTGATTACAAAAAATAACAAAAAGCTGATTTTTAATCACTTCTTCTATTTTATTTTGTACTTTTGCACCCTCGAATTAGCTCCTTTGCTAATCATTTATAAAACAACAACTATATAA
- a CDS encoding polyprenol monophosphomannose synthase, which yields MSDTLVIIPTYNEKENIERIIRATFDQEKAFDILVVDDNSPDGTATIVENLRAEFPNQLFLEKRKGKNGLGTAYIHGFKWGLAKDYQYLIEMDADFSHNPKDLIRLYNSCLSDGGDVAVGSRYSIGVNVVNWPMYRVLLSYFASKYVRFITGIPVHDTTAGFVCWSRKVLETIKLDKIKFVGYAFQIEMKYKAWKHKFKINEVSVIFTDRTLGESKMSGGIVSEALLGVIKMRLKGLPK from the coding sequence ATGTCTGACACACTAGTCATAATCCCTACTTACAATGAGAAAGAAAATATCGAGAGAATTATTAGAGCGACTTTCGATCAAGAAAAAGCTTTTGATATTCTAGTTGTAGATGATAATTCTCCAGACGGTACTGCTACCATAGTTGAGAATTTAAGAGCTGAATTTCCAAATCAATTGTTTTTAGAAAAACGTAAAGGAAAAAACGGATTAGGAACAGCTTATATTCATGGATTTAAATGGGGATTGGCGAAAGATTACCAATATTTGATTGAAATGGACGCTGATTTCTCTCACAATCCAAAAGATTTAATTCGATTATATAATTCTTGTTTATCAGATGGTGGTGATGTAGCTGTTGGGTCACGTTATTCTATAGGAGTTAATGTAGTAAATTGGCCAATGTATAGAGTGTTACTTTCATATTTTGCATCTAAATATGTGAGGTTTATTACAGGAATTCCTGTTCATGATACCACTGCTGGTTTTGTTTGCTGGTCTAGAAAAGTATTAGAAACAATAAAACTTGATAAAATTAAATTTGTAGGATATGCTTTTCAGATAGAAATGAAGTACAAGGCATGGAAACATAAATTTAAAATCAACGAAGTGTCTGTAATTTTTACAGATAGAACTTTAGGAGAATCTAAAATGAGTGGAGGAATAGTTTCTGAAGCTTTACTTGGAGTGATAAAAATGAGATTAAAAGGCTTACCAAAATAA
- a CDS encoding dihydroorotase, with translation MKKSYLIQNAKIVNENQVFTGDVLVKDEFIAKIAESITPSGDEIIIDAKGKYLIPGMIDDQVHFREPGLTHKANIATESKAAVAGGITSFIEMPNTSPQATTQELLEDKFEIASKTSYANYSFMFGGTNDNLEELLKTNPRNVAGIKLFLGSSTGNMLVDNEEVLEKIFSSTDLVISVHCEDEGTIRKNTAEFKEKYGDDIPVKFHPIIRSEEACYLSSSKAIELAKKTGARLHVFHLSTAKETELFRNDIPLKDKKITAEVCIHHLWFTDADYDRKGTHIKWNPAVKTQQDKDGLWKALLDDRIDVIATDHAPHTLEEKANVYTKAPSGGPLVQHAVVALFEKVKEGVISIEKVVEKMCHNPAILFQVEKRGYIKEGYYADIVLVDPNDPWEVSRDNVLYKCGWSPFEGVTLSSKITHTFINGNLMYDNGVFNEEIKGKRLLFER, from the coding sequence ATGAAAAAATCATACTTAATCCAAAACGCAAAAATTGTAAACGAAAACCAAGTGTTTACAGGTGATGTTTTAGTAAAAGACGAATTTATTGCTAAGATTGCTGAAAGTATAACGCCATCGGGTGATGAAATTATAATTGATGCTAAAGGAAAATACTTAATTCCAGGTATGATAGATGATCAAGTTCATTTTCGTGAGCCAGGATTAACTCATAAAGCAAATATAGCCACAGAAAGTAAAGCAGCAGTTGCAGGAGGTATTACTTCTTTTATAGAAATGCCAAATACATCTCCACAAGCTACAACGCAAGAACTATTAGAAGATAAATTTGAAATAGCGAGTAAAACTTCATACGCAAATTATTCGTTTATGTTTGGAGGAACTAACGATAATCTAGAAGAGTTGCTAAAAACAAACCCTAGAAATGTAGCTGGGATCAAATTATTCTTGGGTTCTTCTACAGGAAATATGTTAGTAGATAATGAAGAGGTTTTAGAAAAAATATTTTCTTCAACAGATCTAGTTATTTCTGTTCACTGTGAAGATGAAGGTACAATTAGAAAAAACACAGCTGAGTTCAAGGAAAAATATGGAGACGATATTCCTGTAAAGTTTCATCCAATTATTAGAAGTGAAGAAGCATGTTACTTATCATCATCTAAAGCTATTGAACTAGCAAAGAAAACTGGTGCAAGATTACATGTTTTTCATTTATCAACAGCTAAAGAAACAGAGCTTTTTAGAAATGATATTCCTTTAAAAGATAAGAAAATTACAGCTGAAGTTTGTATTCACCATTTATGGTTTACAGATGCTGACTATGATAGAAAAGGAACACACATTAAGTGGAATCCTGCGGTAAAAACACAACAAGATAAAGACGGACTTTGGAAAGCTTTATTAGACGATAGAATAGATGTAATTGCTACAGACCACGCACCTCATACTTTAGAGGAAAAAGCGAATGTGTATACTAAAGCTCCAAGTGGTGGACCATTAGTTCAACATGCAGTAGTTGCTCTTTTTGAAAAAGTAAAAGAAGGAGTAATTTCAATAGAAAAAGTTGTAGAAAAAATGTGTCATAATCCTGCTATTCTTTTTCAAGTTGAAAAAAGAGGTTATATTAAAGAAGGTTATTACGCAGATATTGTATTAGTAGATCCAAACGATCCTTGGGAAGTTTCTAGAGATAATGTATTGTATAAATGTGGTTGGTCTCCATTCGAAGGCGTTACCTTATCATCTAAAATTACACATACCTTTATTAATGGTAACTTAATGTACGATAACGGAGTATTTAATGAAGAAATTAAAGGAAAACGCTTATTGTTTGAAAGATAA
- a CDS encoding DUF4296 domain-containing protein, whose translation MKNIILFILCISLCLACTGNTIYKEPKNLIPRDSMVALLTDMHIAAAAKPVKNLDQKRDLNYMQLVYDKYKIDSLRFEQSNIYYTSKIDEYDKLLKDIRRNIEVIASTHQLEKNKRDSIKKSKAKRLDSINAKKIKAKKDSLIVPSEEEDE comes from the coding sequence ATGAAAAACATAATCCTATTTATTTTATGTATTAGTTTGTGTTTAGCTTGTACAGGAAACACAATATATAAAGAACCTAAAAACTTAATTCCTAGAGATTCTATGGTTGCTTTATTAACGGATATGCACATAGCAGCCGCAGCTAAACCAGTGAAGAATTTAGATCAAAAAAGAGATTTAAATTACATGCAATTGGTGTATGACAAATATAAAATAGATAGCCTTCGTTTTGAACAAAGTAATATTTACTATACATCTAAGATTGATGAGTATGATAAACTACTAAAAGACATAAGAAGAAATATAGAAGTAATAGCTAGTACACATCAACTCGAAAAAAATAAAAGAGATTCTATCAAGAAAAGTAAGGCCAAACGTTTAGATTCTATTAATGCGAAGAAAATAAAAGCTAAAAAAGATAGTTTAATTGTTCCTTCAGAAGAGGAAGATGAGTAG
- a CDS encoding NAD-dependent epimerase/dehydratase family protein has product MILVTGGTGLVGSHLLYFLTKENDDITAIYRSKEKITATKKVFSYYTENYNELFDKIHWIQADIIDIPSLEKVFSKSYTYVYHCAALVSFDPKDYQKMRKVNIEGTANLVNFSIENTVKKFCFVSSIAAVGDAINNEIVNEENEWVDTKDKHGYAISKYGAEMEVWRGSQENMDVVIVNPGVILGSGFFHEGSGKMFSQIQKGLKFYTEGITGFVGVKDVVKSLIMLANSNTINERFILISENKSFKEIFQSIAKNLNVKEPKIKISKLVTSVAWRIDWFLTLITGKQPFLTKNSARSAHNKEYYSSQKIIDTLDFGFEPIEKVIEDVCNDYLK; this is encoded by the coding sequence ATGATTTTAGTTACTGGAGGAACAGGTTTAGTCGGATCGCACTTATTATATTTTCTAACTAAAGAAAATGACGATATTACTGCTATTTATAGATCAAAAGAAAAAATCACTGCTACTAAAAAAGTTTTTTCTTACTACACTGAAAACTATAACGAACTATTTGATAAAATTCACTGGATTCAGGCGGATATTATTGATATTCCTTCACTAGAAAAAGTATTCTCAAAGTCTTATACTTATGTTTACCATTGTGCTGCTTTAGTTTCATTCGATCCTAAAGATTACCAGAAAATGAGAAAAGTGAATATAGAAGGAACAGCTAATTTGGTGAATTTCTCAATAGAAAATACTGTAAAAAAATTCTGTTTTGTAAGCTCTATTGCTGCTGTTGGTGATGCCATTAATAACGAAATTGTTAATGAAGAAAATGAATGGGTAGATACAAAAGATAAACACGGATATGCGATTAGCAAATACGGTGCTGAGATGGAAGTTTGGAGAGGAAGCCAAGAAAACATGGATGTTGTTATTGTAAACCCTGGTGTTATTTTAGGAAGTGGTTTTTTTCATGAAGGATCTGGTAAAATGTTTAGTCAAATACAAAAAGGATTAAAATTTTATACAGAAGGAATTACTGGTTTTGTAGGAGTTAAAGATGTGGTAAAGTCTTTAATTATGTTAGCAAACTCTAACACAATAAACGAGCGCTTTATTTTAATTTCTGAAAATAAATCTTTTAAAGAAATATTTCAAAGTATTGCCAAGAATTTAAACGTAAAGGAACCTAAAATTAAAATTAGTAAGTTGGTAACTTCTGTAGCATGGAGAATAGACTGGTTTCTAACTTTAATCACAGGAAAACAGCCTTTTTTAACTAAAAATTCTGCTCGTTCTGCTCACAACAAAGAATACTACAGTTCACAGAAGATTATAGATACTTTAGATTTCGGTTTTGAACCTATTGAAAAAGTTATTGAAGATGTTTGTAATGACTATTTAAAATAA
- the tyrS gene encoding tyrosine--tRNA ligase yields the protein MTENLVKELEWRGMIHDMMPGTEEQLQKEMTSAYIGFDPTSDSLHIGSLVPIILLVHLEKAGHKPIALVGGATGMIGDPSGKSDERNLLNEETLAKNVNGIKATLARFLDFDSTKENAPVLVNNYDWMKDFSFIEFARDVGKRITVNYMMAKDSVKKRISGETGSGMSFTEFTYQLIQGYDFYHLHKAHKCALQMGGSDQWGNITTGTELVRRMNPGEDVKAFAMTCPLITKADGSKFGKTEGGNVWLDASKTSVYKFYQFWLNTTDVDAEKYIKIFTFLDKVTIDSLIEEHKEAPHQRALQKKLAEEVTTFVHSKEELDKAIAASNILFGKSTDEDLKGLDEQTFLDIFEGVPQAIIEKAEIEAGLDMIGALAAKTQFLKSNGDARRALKENSIAVNKVKVKEDYKITSNDLIADKYVILQRGRRNYFLLKAE from the coding sequence ATGACTGAAAATTTAGTAAAAGAATTAGAGTGGCGTGGTATGATTCACGATATGATGCCAGGAACGGAAGAGCAACTTCAAAAGGAAATGACTAGTGCTTATATTGGTTTCGATCCTACTTCAGATTCATTACATATCGGAAGTTTAGTACCAATAATACTGTTAGTGCATTTAGAAAAAGCAGGTCATAAACCTATCGCTTTAGTTGGTGGAGCTACAGGAATGATTGGAGATCCTTCTGGAAAATCTGATGAAAGAAATTTATTAAATGAAGAAACTTTAGCAAAGAATGTAAACGGAATTAAAGCTACACTTGCAAGATTTTTAGATTTTGATAGTACAAAAGAAAACGCGCCTGTTTTAGTGAATAATTATGATTGGATGAAGGATTTTTCTTTCATCGAATTTGCTAGAGATGTAGGTAAGAGAATTACTGTAAACTACATGATGGCTAAAGACTCTGTGAAAAAAAGAATTTCAGGAGAAACAGGAAGCGGAATGTCGTTTACCGAATTTACGTATCAATTAATTCAGGGATATGATTTCTATCATTTACATAAAGCACATAAATGTGCATTACAAATGGGAGGTTCAGATCAATGGGGAAATATTACTACAGGAACAGAACTAGTAAGAAGAATGAACCCAGGAGAAGATGTAAAAGCGTTTGCAATGACTTGTCCGTTAATCACAAAAGCAGACGGTTCTAAATTTGGTAAAACCGAAGGAGGAAATGTTTGGTTAGATGCCAGTAAAACTTCAGTATATAAATTCTATCAATTTTGGTTAAATACCACAGATGTAGATGCTGAAAAGTATATTAAAATATTTACATTCTTAGATAAAGTAACTATAGATAGCTTAATAGAAGAACATAAAGAAGCTCCGCATCAAAGAGCTTTACAAAAGAAATTAGCAGAAGAAGTTACTACATTTGTGCACTCTAAAGAAGAGTTAGATAAAGCAATTGCGGCTTCTAATATTCTTTTTGGAAAATCTACAGATGAAGATTTAAAAGGTTTAGATGAACAAACGTTTTTAGATATTTTTGAAGGTGTACCTCAGGCAATTATAGAGAAAGCTGAAATTGAAGCTGGTTTAGATATGATTGGTGCATTAGCAGCAAAAACACAATTCCTAAAATCGAATGGAGATGCTAGAAGAGCTTTAAAAGAAAACTCGATAGCGGTAAATAAAGTAAAGGTTAAAGAAGATTATAAAATTACTTCTAATGATTTGATTGCTGATAAATATGTAATTCTTCAAAGAGGAAGAAGAAATTATTTTTTATTGAAAGCAGAATAA
- a CDS encoding aspartyl protease family protein has translation MLKRIIIITVSLIGVLILFGGGSLYYFLQQQKKLSEGELYFGEEKSITIPFYYSTSGHILIDVKFDNSKKAYPFILDSGASNFIFKHHSNEFELESNGKMIGRGATGNFFLASVKKVDAIEIGQMRIENLNFKELGFNFNCTDEIYGLIGNGTMKNVDWQIDFENQQITITQSLNDLKFNENKIEIPLHVNKSSFHIRTSIQFSKEKKSKSVLVDLGNNGVLSLVEKSVLKDSLKLQTRKYLGKSSEGLGGESKSSDTEKLVLLDSLYFKKTPFNIQKVPALMSPTSANLLGLGFFKKYKTTLSWKSKKMILEPYDSIPNFIWKSNGLGTKFDEESNKLIVKSILENSSADEMKIPLNAEVLSYNNESMDSEKALCEYRNRKNTSDSLKVKIKHNNSVKEITIVKEPVFH, from the coding sequence ATGCTAAAAAGAATTATTATTATCACTGTATCCCTAATTGGAGTACTTATTTTATTTGGAGGAGGTAGTTTATATTATTTTTTACAACAACAAAAAAAGTTAAGTGAGGGAGAACTATATTTTGGAGAAGAAAAATCCATAACAATTCCGTTTTATTATTCAACATCCGGACACATACTTATTGATGTAAAGTTTGATAATAGTAAAAAAGCATATCCTTTTATTTTAGATAGTGGAGCTTCAAATTTTATTTTTAAACATCACTCCAATGAATTTGAGTTAGAATCTAATGGAAAAATGATAGGTAGAGGAGCAACAGGCAACTTTTTCTTAGCGAGCGTTAAAAAAGTAGACGCAATTGAAATTGGTCAAATGCGTATTGAAAACCTGAACTTTAAAGAACTTGGTTTTAATTTTAATTGTACTGATGAAATTTATGGATTAATTGGTAATGGAACCATGAAAAACGTAGATTGGCAAATAGATTTTGAAAATCAGCAAATAACAATAACACAATCTTTAAATGATTTAAAATTCAATGAAAACAAAATAGAAATACCATTACATGTGAATAAATCTAGTTTTCATATCAGAACATCAATTCAGTTCTCAAAAGAAAAGAAATCGAAGTCAGTACTTGTAGATTTAGGAAACAACGGTGTGCTTTCTTTAGTAGAGAAATCCGTGTTAAAGGATTCTTTAAAATTACAAACCAGAAAATATCTTGGGAAAAGTTCAGAAGGTTTAGGAGGAGAATCTAAATCTAGTGATACAGAAAAACTAGTACTTTTAGATTCTTTATATTTCAAAAAAACTCCGTTTAATATTCAAAAAGTTCCTGCTTTAATGTCTCCAACTTCAGCTAATTTATTAGGATTAGGTTTTTTCAAAAAGTACAAGACAACACTAAGCTGGAAATCAAAGAAAATGATTTTAGAACCTTATGATAGTATTCCGAATTTTATATGGAAATCTAATGGTTTAGGAACAAAATTCGATGAAGAAAGTAACAAGCTCATAGTAAAAAGTATTCTAGAAAATTCTTCAGCAGATGAAATGAAAATTCCTTTAAATGCAGAGGTTTTATCATACAACAATGAATCAATGGATTCAGAAAAAGCACTTTGTGAATATAGAAATAGAAAAAACACATCAGATTCCTTAAAAGTCAAGATAAAGCATAATAATTCTGTTAAAGAAATAACGATAGTAAAAGAACCTGTTTTTCATTAG
- a CDS encoding transporter: MKNKLMIVAISLIAMVNTYAQEKENLWKAGRPDGHAPISVMGDHYHGKGDVMFSYRYMRMNMEGLLDGTSDISNTAAHNRGYMVTPLNMPMDMHMIGVMYGVTDKITVMAMAMYMQNEMDLQMRMPTGMTNQFATASSGFGDIKIGALYKFINKDRQSLHANVSLSIPTGTLEAKDVTPMSAPNEIQLPYPMQIGSGTFDAELGLTYLGQTNNFSWGTQLKGLYRFGRNDFDYSLGNRYNLNSWFAYKTTDWLSFSARGEVVAEERINGANPNLNPMMVTTADTFNSGGKYINGGLGFNIYIPEGRFKNVRFGFEYAQPLFQEPNGIQLERRETLTFGLQYSL, from the coding sequence ATGAAAAACAAATTAATGATTGTTGCTATTTCGTTAATAGCAATGGTAAATACATACGCACAAGAAAAAGAAAATTTATGGAAAGCAGGAAGACCTGATGGTCATGCGCCAATCTCTGTTATGGGAGATCATTATCACGGAAAAGGTGATGTAATGTTCTCTTACAGATATATGAGGATGAATATGGAAGGTTTATTAGACGGAACTTCAGATATTTCTAATACAGCAGCTCACAATCGTGGTTATATGGTAACGCCACTTAATATGCCAATGGATATGCATATGATTGGAGTAATGTACGGTGTAACGGATAAAATCACAGTGATGGCTATGGCAATGTACATGCAAAATGAAATGGATTTACAAATGCGTATGCCAACAGGAATGACGAATCAATTTGCTACAGCTTCTTCTGGTTTTGGAGATATTAAAATCGGAGCTTTATATAAATTTATCAATAAAGATCGTCAATCATTACATGCAAACGTTAGTTTATCAATTCCTACAGGAACTTTAGAAGCAAAAGATGTAACGCCAATGTCTGCTCCAAACGAAATTCAATTGCCTTATCCAATGCAAATCGGTAGTGGAACTTTTGATGCAGAATTAGGCTTAACATATTTAGGTCAAACTAATAACTTTTCTTGGGGAACACAGTTAAAAGGATTGTATCGTTTTGGAAGAAATGATTTCGATTATTCTTTAGGAAATCGTTATAATTTAAACTCTTGGTTTGCATATAAAACTACAGATTGGTTAAGTTTTTCTGCCAGAGGAGAAGTAGTTGCAGAAGAACGAATTAATGGAGCAAATCCAAATTTAAATCCGATGATGGTCACCACTGCCGATACATTTAACTCAGGAGGAAAATATATTAATGGAGGACTTGGGTTTAACATTTATATTCCTGAAGGAAGGTTTAAAAATGTACGATTCGGATTCGAATATGCACAACCATTATTTCAAGAACCTAATGGAATTCAATTAGAGAGAAGAGAGACATTAACTTTTGGCTTACAATATTCGTTGTAG
- a CDS encoding DJ-1/PfpI family protein gives MKSLYLVLTGLIFIACNTAQKEVKDKNITIENHNDMMKEIFGTPKQTIKSIGILVYDGVNSMDFIGPRYVFGSSGVKALLVGLKSGTVKSANGLEFSVNTIIDSVQKLDILVIPGGTIATVKAASNKKLLNWIRKIDENSVYTASVCTGGWILGATGLLKDKKASTNWYREEEILTRFGAIPANERYTKDGKYWTSAGVTAGMDMSLAIVADNWGENYTQGIMLDMEYDAKPPIEGGSPEKTNTKVRQMIELMYDTMLASSIDSLQIIHKK, from the coding sequence ATGAAAAGTTTATATCTAGTATTAACAGGTTTAATTTTTATTGCCTGTAATACAGCTCAAAAAGAAGTGAAGGATAAAAATATCACTATCGAGAATCATAATGATATGATGAAAGAGATATTTGGTACACCAAAACAAACTATAAAATCAATAGGTATTTTAGTTTATGATGGAGTAAATTCTATGGATTTTATTGGTCCACGATATGTGTTTGGAAGTAGTGGGGTTAAGGCATTATTAGTAGGATTAAAGTCTGGAACTGTGAAATCAGCTAATGGATTAGAGTTTTCAGTGAATACAATTATTGATTCTGTCCAAAAGCTAGATATTCTAGTAATTCCAGGGGGAACTATTGCTACAGTAAAAGCAGCTAGCAATAAAAAGTTATTAAACTGGATTAGAAAAATTGATGAAAACTCTGTTTACACAGCTTCAGTATGTACTGGTGGTTGGATTTTAGGAGCAACTGGATTACTAAAAGACAAAAAAGCTTCAACAAACTGGTATAGAGAAGAAGAAATATTAACCAGATTTGGAGCAATTCCTGCAAATGAACGATATACAAAAGATGGTAAATATTGGACTTCTGCTGGTGTAACTGCCGGAATGGATATGTCTCTCGCAATTGTAGCAGATAATTGGGGCGAAAATTATACCCAAGGTATCATGTTAGATATGGAGTACGATGCTAAACCTCCAATAGAAGGAGGAAGTCCAGAGAAAACAAATACAAAAGTTCGTCAAATGATCGAATTAATGTATGATACAATGCTAGCATCATCTATAGACAGTTTACAAATAATTCATAAAAAATAG